DNA sequence from the Lycium barbarum isolate Lr01 chromosome 5, ASM1917538v2, whole genome shotgun sequence genome:
TCAAGGGCACGCCATAAATTGTGAGATATTATAATGATAATTTCAATAATTTACAAttcaacataaaatattacatccacgTAGCGATATTTTTTATTTACATGAGCATAACCAACTTTTATTTTGCAATAGTGTTTATACATACGATATAtaacattatacacttactgtagacaatgtataaccttgtataaaagtgtataataacgTATAAAAGGGCCATTTCGGATAATGGCCCAAATAGATATAGAGTTTTATTTTCCCATATTATGATGCAAAAGTATATGTTTGTGAAAAATTTATTTGcattgagggataaaaattaaaagatcagcacaaaatagggtcaaaagtgcaaatgaatGCAACAGCCCACGCACTAACAAAAGCACAATTGATACAGCCGTGATATTCTATTTTCATAATGATATACATGTTGTAACAACAAAGTTGGGCGCCAGACATTACATAAGAAAAATAGCAACAAATTGTTATATTTGAGTTCACAATTGATGGGAGTTACAATttctagaatatatatatatatatatatatattttattttccaTCCAGTATTCGGTACTCGTATTGGAGCCCGACTAAATTCGGATTCGAGTGAAACTCGAACACGAGACCTCTAGTTAAAGATGAAGGAGTACTTGtcacagtgttttaaaaggcagttccGGGACTCGCCTCGGGGCTCGTCACGGGGCGGGGCACAGGCAAAATGCCTAGGGGCTTATGTGTGGGGCTTAGTTCTGTGAGGCTTACACCATAAGTGCCAGACTGTATGCCCTAAGTGCCAGACTGTATGCCCTAAACACACCTAATGCCCAAAGCTCGGGGCTCGCCTaagagttcttacacaaattatgtgtCAAATTCCCCAGTTAACAttattgaccctcataattctttattaATTGAATGATGGTTAATAATTtgcttcatctatagaaataaaaCAATTGAGAATAACTCAAATAACGAaccgtagtattgcatatttattATTTGAGAACACTGCGAGGGTGAacatcacttaatatttcttttaaaaatataaaGCTGAATTTTACATCTTTACTTGCCATTAGTCTTCACGTTTTTGCCATGTGTCTCAAAATTATCATAGTTTATTATTTTGcaatttgaaagtaattttatttttatgtgtctcaaaattatcataatttattattttgcaatttgaaagtaattttatttttattcatgaaggagtgatgttttaatTATAATTTGATAAAGCttattgattattttcttttagggaGGTAAATTGCATAGTATATATGATAGTAGTATGCTTTATAAATTGTGATTATtttattgtttgaaagttaaggagTTAAAAATGGTTTGTATCTCATAATAACTTTAAATCATTGCaattatttatacttgtaaaatcatGTTAGAAGTTTTGCTTTCTATGAGTTTCATTAATCATGTTAttaatttcttaaaaatattcatattattttataatttttgtgtcattatactattttactatattataaattaaaaatttaaagatCCATGGGGCTCACGCCCCGTGCCTCGCGGCATACGCCTCGTACCGCACTAAGTAAAACGCCTCGCCtcacgcccccgccttttaaaacattgCTTGTCACTCCACCACAAACGTTACTCTTGTTGGTAATTTCTAAAATATCTCAAATCTAAAGGGAGTCTCTTCTGATTTTTTTATTCAAAAACATGATTTAAAGATTTTAAAACTTGATCTTGAATTTTTAATCAAGGAGTTAAGAGCTTGATCTCGGATTGGTGGAGTGAACTTGTTTGCTGGATTTGATCATCAATGTGGAGACATGTAAGAAAGGCTTCTTGATCACCCTCAGGGAGTAAGCAGAGACTGATATAGTGATATGCGTTCCCGATTTGGAGTTTATGGGTTCCAATGATctcaaattaaaaagaaaaacagaCACCAAATAAAGACTTGCATAATTTTTTGTTAAtgaaaatatataataataaaaaaaaaaaaaggttaattaTGGCGCCTAGGGGTTTCAAACCCTTGTCAAGAAGGGCAAATCAAAGCTTAACAGGATTCCACATGAACCAACAATCCACTTTTTATACTAGGTTCCCAAATAGAAATTTGTTATATATTTATGGATTATCAATATTAATCCAGGGCCGCAACAAAAGTTATTGAGTTCCCAGGAACTCACACACCATGCCCTAAATCTGCCCCTGGGAATAAGGTTCCTAATCACAATAAGAGTTAAGACTTCTTGATGTAGGTATTTCTTATGCCTTTTTGCATTATAGAGACCAATATTTAGAGTTGTCGCAGAAGGTACTTTGTGATGAACACAAACTATTTTTCCTTCAATGAAATGCTTGTTGATCACTCTCGGGAAATAAGGCTAAATGAATGACTAAAGACAAGTTAAATTTAACATGGAATATTTTGGACTTACCAAAACAGAGACTACAAGTCAAAGTAGATACTAAAGACAGAATTGGACTACTATAACGGCGAACACCTAAATTACGAATTAAAAGTGCAAAAGATTAATATGTAccacaaaattttaattttatatatatgacTGTTTGATTCAAAAATATTTTGAGTAAAAACCAAAAaggtatcaattttttttttttatccaattTGATTCGATTTTTCTTGAACACCCATAAGCACAACACTGTTTTAGAGAAGGGGATTGCAGATGTCATAGCTAAGGGAGCAAGTAGGACTTTAAAATGAACAAGGCACAGGTGCCTACTTCCGGGATCAGATAAGTTAAAGGGAGTTCTGGAAATATTTAGCACTCTTGCTTTTGTACAACACATTGTAAATGAGAGTCACTCACATCTTCTGTCTTTTTACTAGGGGTAAGTTGCCCTTACTTATATTTCTGTTACACAGCCAAGGTGGTAGTTTAGCTCTAGGAACTAATGTATATACTGTAGTATGTAATAGTTGCACCAGTTCAGACTTTATTTTTTGGAAGCTGCACAGATATAAAGAGTTGAGCCTGTCCAAGTCCAACACTAAAATAGGATTTGAGGAGGTAATAAAGGTTGCATAATCAGTCATCTTGGAACAGTACATTATGGAATAAAAAGAAGAAGGGATAAACTCCAACTTGAAGAATGAGATGAAAATATTACTAAATGAATAATGATTTTTTTGCATACTGAAAACTTGCCATTTGGAATTTGATTAAACCAGAGAACTAGTAATACACAAACATAACTTTGAGATAAACAACCAAAATTTGTCATTCAAGATCTTAAAAGCATGAAATGTAAAAACCCTTGGCGTTATGAAAAAGACTGAGCCAAAACATTCATCCAGATTCATTTGTAATTCCCAAACTAAAACAGTCTTCACACTATTTAATGGCAAAGGCATAACACAGCCTTATACTACTGCATCTGCATTCATTTCTATCAACGTTTTTAATTCAAAAACATTTTTGCCAAGGATCACGTCCAGTTAAAGGCGGCTTATGATCAAGCAGGATTGCTAGATCGATACCAATCTAAAATTCATACATCTACAAAAACTCCTGGCAGCTTTTTCAAGATTGTTGAGAAAAGGCTTCATGACTGTTACAGTGATCTCTAATCAAGTAGAGAATTAATCCACAACATATCAATCTATAACAAGCATGAAATTTAAACCCTGAGCAATGTCACAGTGACAAACAAGCTAAGTCAAAACATCTAAGTCTTCTCTCAATCCGTTTAATCGTCAAACAGGAAAAACCACAGCATTTTACTACTGCCTAGACAAATTTAATCTATTTCATCTTTAAATGCCAGAGCATTCTTTAGCCAAGATCATGGTCTGCTAAAAGATAAATGGAGATCAAACAGGATTGCAGTCTAAGTTATAGACCAGAGAAATTTTGTTAATTCTGCAAGTACTTAGTCTTGATTGTGGAGAGATCTGATTGAAGACTCATGAAGATCAAGCAGGATTGTGATACGGATACTAATCTATATTATACACAACTTGAGCTTCAGATGACGCCCGCTGAAAATTAGTTATCTCCATGAGTACTCTGAGAGATTTTTTATTTTCCATTTCACAGGGCCTGATTACCATTTTGACCAGTGCTGGAGATTTGACCAATAAAACCTTGATAAGCTGCATTTCAGCCCCGGCACCTGCTATATTGTTAATCTTAACTATCCTCAGGTGATTAAATGTCATATCTGAGAAACTTGCAGGAATCTTATCAATAACATCCTGGGGCACAGGTATGTCATAATAGTCCTCATCACTACTACCATGCACCTAAGAAAGATCAAGAAAAACCCACGAATTTAAAATTGCAGACACataaaagagagagaaaataaaCATCATTAACTACCTCAATTTCAATTTCTTCTAAATTTGGGGAGCTTCTTATCAAGCAAAGAGCAAACGAAAGCTCAAAGAAATCTCGCAGAGTAATCCAAGATATCCGAAGGCGTTTAAGACAGTTAAGAGTAGAGGGAAGCCTTGTTGGTATAACTTCAGCTATTCCATTATCCACGTCCTaggaaaaaaatgtcaaaaatcaGGATTACTCAAAGCCCAAAAGATGGTACATCTACGAAAATGCATTACAATTAAGTCATGAAGCAACATTACCGTAAATAGATTCCAGCAAAGATTCTCCAGAGCAGGAATAGACTCAAACATCTTGGTAAGATCATGTTCTGCCTCTACTGAAAATGTTCTAGGCTTATATGTAACTTTGGAAAGAAGAGGAACAGTTTTTAGATGTAAAACATTTATATTGCCTTCGAAGAAAAATGACCTCAGATTGGGAGCATTAATTTCAATGTGGTTACAATTACGTAAATCTATCAGCACCAAATTTTCAAGCAACGGGCAATGGGAGATTAAACTTCCAAGCAATTCAGACGAAATTGTGACATTACATAGTTCTAAGCTAATTAACCTACCAAATCCCTTAAAGACCGGTGGAGGATGTATTAGACATCTTAAGAGAGTCAAATGCCTCAACTGCAAGCATGTGAAAAATGAAGAAGGCAGTTTGTATGGACTACAAGTATGAATTTTAAGAGCAAGATGATGAATGCTATTCTTGGAGAGGAAACATATCAAATTGTCAATATTAGGACAGCTGACAAAATAAGGAAGGCAAAGGGCAAACTTTTCAATTGGTCCAGAATGAAGTTTCAAAATGCTGGAGATAATCTTAGTCAAGTTGCTTCTACAGTAAGCTACAACATTCTTGGTAGTTCCCCAAACAGTATCATCAAGCATCAACTGTGGAAGTCTGCACCACTTATACCTCCACCTTTTCGATAAGATGCTTGTTCTCGCAGCATCTCGTAGAGGCAAACTCATTAAAATGTCATCGATTACATTCTCGGGAAGGTTGCTCAGTACATCACGAGGTAAACGTTGCTTTTTTCCCTTAGAAGGCATCATATAAAATGATTGCCAACAAGATTCTGCAGAAAATAAACAAGAATACAATAGTTAAGGAATCTCAAAACTGGCAGGACAGAGTACACACTAATACCCTACACAGACAACACACAACTACTTTCACGTTGTTAAATTAACATGCCACAACTCTAAGAATAAAAGAAAAAGTGCATTATATTTAAACCACTCATTAATCTCCTCTTAATGTCCATGACTTGTATTATTTACAGGAAGAATTCCATTAACACTTCATGCATCCAGAATATTATGAAGATCAATTATTGAAAAGGGAAAATCAAATGAATATGAACAAGGATCACATCATCTTTTGTTGCTAATAAGCATAAGATTACCAAATGAAATCACTAGCTGCAAGAAGAAAAAGTTTTCCAATTCAGCAATATTTGACTTCATGCTATAGTAGCTTCACCAACTTGCTGCtttagtttttctttttcttttaatagCTTTGCTATTAGAACTCTCAGTAGGTTTATCTCAGCAGTTTTCATAATCTTGAGGTGACACGCTACGTGTATAGACTATAAACATATCAAAAATGAATAATCCTGTCATAGTGTCATACCTAGCTTTATTGAGTTCCTTTAACCATAATTATAGAACCTATAGCCGCGCAAACATCAACAGCAGAACAACATAATTTATTTAAAGAGGTGATCGGCTCCTATGATACCCTATTCACCAGTGTTTTCATGGAGGTTTCATGAGCTTAAACCAGTGATTTCTTTAGTATTCACCTAGATTTCAACACGAATGAACTCAATAAACAACCTAGAATCAGATCCAAACTCCCACAACCCAAAAATTCTAAGTCCGCACTTCCCAATCTCGAAACTCCCAAAAAtcagaagagaaagaagaagatgCTGATTTTATTTTCAAATTCCCAAATTGTCCAGCTTTCTCTTCACCATTTCTGCGAATTTTGCAAAATCTTAGTAAGCTGGAGAAGTTAATCTTTCTGAGAATGGCATGCACAATTTCGAGTTTTGAGCGGAATTCaaaagggggagagagaaaaagggggggggggggggggggggacagccATGGTGGTGGTTAGGAAGACGGAGAAGTTAATTTTTTTGACGATCAAGATTTTGGCTATTTTTTCAGGCTGGTCGGGTCAAAGCACTGGTCTAGGGTGGTTATTTCATTTGAGAAGGGTATACATTTGGGCCAATCACCATGTAATAAATAAATAccatttaattattttattttaaggggACCGTTAGCAATAAGGGCAGATTTGAGCCAGAAAGTTAACGTCGATGGCATTTTTAGTCCGATAGATGGACAGGGGGTAATATTGCACCAAATCATAGGAGTACTTCACATTCATCCTACACATAAAAATAACTTTCAACTGTAACACTTGACACTTCCTTCAGCACctcagggtgtgtttggtatcgaggaaaatattttccatttTCACATGTTTGGTAGGTCAAAATTTTTGGACAATATTGTCTGTACGGAAACAAGTTACTTAGAAAAATGAAGTGGCATTCCACATTAATTGTCTCCTTCCCACCCTCCAACACACCCACCCATAGCCCACATCCCCAGCACTCCCACACCCCAACCCCTCACTCCCATCACCCATGGCATTTGCATAGACTATATACAAATGCTTTTGGGATAATATTTTCTGCTTAGTTaccaaatagaagaaaataagtaagaaaatcacataatttcaAGGAAAACATTTTTGGTGGAAACATTTTCCTTCGTATCAAACACACCCTAAATGATGTTTTAGTTATCACAACTTAAAACTGTTACCAAACTGTGGATCATACTGGATTAATTTGACTAAGAGGTG
Encoded proteins:
- the LOC132641565 gene encoding F-box/FBD/LRR-repeat protein At1g13570-like; this encodes MMPSKGKKQRLPRDVLSNLPENVIDDILMSLPLRDAARTSILSKRWRYKWCRLPQLMLDDTVWGTTKNVVAYCRSNLTKIISSILKLHSGPIEKFALCLPYFVSCPNIDNLICFLSKNSIHHLALKIHTCSPYKLPSSFFTCLQLRHLTLLRCLIHPPPVFKGFGRLISLELCNVTISSELLGSLISHCPLLENLVLIDLRNCNHIEINAPNLRSFFFEGNINVLHLKTVPLLSKVTYKPRTFSVEAEHDLTKMFESIPALENLCWNLFTDVDNGIAEVIPTRLPSTLNCLKRLRISWITLRDFFELSFALCLIRSSPNLEEIEIEVHGSSDEDYYDIPVPQDVIDKIPASFSDMTFNHLRIVKINNIAGAGAEMQLIKVLLVKSPALVKMVIRPCEMENKKSLRVLMEITNFQRASSEAQVVYNID